One genomic window of Salvia miltiorrhiza cultivar Shanhuang (shh) chromosome 4, IMPLAD_Smil_shh, whole genome shotgun sequence includes the following:
- the LOC131021911 gene encoding putative pentatricopeptide repeat-containing protein At1g09680 isoform X2 gives MATKNVSRIQQRHSPTAWSIQEPDPILTALSQAIQNAPAKPLHASLKHLLPSLKPHHLVNLINLNPHSLSPLSLFSLFQWFSTPSNSTFRHTLHSYCTMIHFLCSHQMFSEAQTLLQIVVSRKGRNSASDVFAAILEFKATQKSHLYVFSGLLTAYLASGLVLDAIQCFRLAKKHKIRVPFDACRRVVEHLMKLKSYKLVWGFYEEILECGYRPSLYFFNILMDKFCKTGEVKLAQLVFDSIGRWGLRPSVENGVCPDVYTYSVLLNGLCKARKMDCADELFKEMLHVGLSPNYVTFTTLIDGHCKNERVDLAMDVYRQMLAEGLVPDLITYNAIINVLCNKGDLKEARCLIEEMSVKGLKPDKVTYTTLIDGSCKAGDLETAFELKKRMIEEKIALDSVVYTALISGLCREGRVVEAEKMLREMLRVDLKADCGTYTMIMDGLCKRGEVRRASMLLREMQRDGIAASVVSYNVLINGYCRVGQMKNANMLLTAMMNLGVEPDDITYNILLQGYCKYRKTEDVSKLRAAMGLVLDYASYTSLIHSLGSNSRSRSKG, from the exons ATGGCGACCAAGAACGTTTCAAGAATTCAGCAGCGCCACTCCCCCACCGCCTGGTCCATCCAGGAGCCAGACCCCATACTCACGGCCCTCTCCCAAGCCATCCAAAATGCTCCGGCGAAACCCCTCCACGCCTCCCTCAAGCATCTCCTCCCCTCTCTCAAGCCCCACCACTTGGTCAATCTCATCAACCTCAATCCACACTCTCtctccccactctctctcttctccctcttccAATGGTTCTCCACTCCTTCCAACTCTACTTTTCGCCACACCCTCCACTCGTATTGCACCATGATCCATTTCCTCTGCTCCCATCAAATGTTCTCAGAGGCCCAAACCTTGCTCCAAATCGTAGTTTCCAGAAAAGGGAGAAACTCCGCTTCTGATGTTTTCGCAGCAATTCTTGAATTCAAAGCTACTCAAAAATCCCATCTTTATGTTTTCTCTGGATTGTTGACTGCTTATTTAGCATCAGGGCTTGTTCTTGATGCTATACAGTGTTTTAGACTGGCCAAGAAGCATAAAATTCGGGTGCCCTTTGATGCTTGTAGGAGAGTTGTCGAACATTTGATGAAGCTCAAGTCTTACAAATTAGTTTGGGGGTTTTATGAAGAGATACTGGAATGTGGGTATCGTCCAAGTTTGTATTTTTTCAACATTCTCATGGACAAATTCTGCAAAACAGGAGAAGTGAAGCTCGCTCAATTGGTTTTTGATTCGATTGGGAGATGGGGTTTGAGGCCTAGTGTG GAAAATGGAGTTTGCCCTGATGTTTACACTTATAGTGTTCTTCTCAATGGGCTGTGTAAGGCTAGAAAAATGGACTGTGCAGATGAATTGTTCAAGGAGATGCTTCACGTTGGCTTGTCCCCGAATTATGTTACGTTCACAACGTTGATTGATGGGCATTGCAAGAACGAGAGGGTCGATTTAGCTATGGATGTTTATAGACAAATGTTGGCTGAAGGGCTGGTGCCTGATTTGATCACTTACAATGCCATCATCAATGTGCTTTGCAACAAGGGGGATTTGAAAGAAGCACGGTGTCTGATTGAGGAGATGAGTGTGAAGGGTTTGAAGCCTGATAAGGTCACATACACTACCCTTATCGATGGAAGTTGTAAGGCGGGAGATTTGGAGACTGCGTTTGAGCTGAAGAAGAGAATGATTGAAGAGAAGATCGCGCTTGATAGTGTGGTTTACACGGCCCTCATATCTGGTCTGTGTCGGGAAGGGCGAGTTGTTGAAGCAGAGAAAATGTTGAGGGAGATGTTGAGAGTTGATCTGAAAGCTGATTGTGGAACGTATACAATGATAATGGATGGGTTGTGCAAGAGAGGAGAAGTTAGGAGGGCGTCCATGTTGCTTAGGGAGATGCAGAGAGATGGAATCGCGGCGTCTGTTGTCTCTTATAATGTGCTTATCAATGGTTACTGCAGGGTAGGGCAGATGAAGAATGCAAATATGCTTCTCACGGCAATGATGAATCTTGGGGTGGAGCCTGACGACATCACCTATAACATCCTTCTACAAGGCTACTGTAAATACAGGAAAACAGAAGATGTCTCTAAACTGCGTGCTGCAATGGGCCTAGTTCTTGATTATGCTTCGTATACTTCGTTGATTCATAGCTTAGGCAGCAATTCAAGA
- the LOC131021911 gene encoding putative pentatricopeptide repeat-containing protein At1g09680 isoform X1 yields the protein MATKNVSRIQQRHSPTAWSIQEPDPILTALSQAIQNAPAKPLHASLKHLLPSLKPHHLVNLINLNPHSLSPLSLFSLFQWFSTPSNSTFRHTLHSYCTMIHFLCSHQMFSEAQTLLQIVVSRKGRNSASDVFAAILEFKATQKSHLYVFSGLLTAYLASGLVLDAIQCFRLAKKHKIRVPFDACRRVVEHLMKLKSYKLVWGFYEEILECGYRPSLYFFNILMDKFCKTGEVKLAQLVFDSIGRWGLRPSVVSFNTLMNGYVRLGDLAQGFKFKILMQENGVCPDVYTYSVLLNGLCKARKMDCADELFKEMLHVGLSPNYVTFTTLIDGHCKNERVDLAMDVYRQMLAEGLVPDLITYNAIINVLCNKGDLKEARCLIEEMSVKGLKPDKVTYTTLIDGSCKAGDLETAFELKKRMIEEKIALDSVVYTALISGLCREGRVVEAEKMLREMLRVDLKADCGTYTMIMDGLCKRGEVRRASMLLREMQRDGIAASVVSYNVLINGYCRVGQMKNANMLLTAMMNLGVEPDDITYNILLQGYCKYRKTEDVSKLRAAMGLVLDYASYTSLIHSLGSNSRSRSKG from the coding sequence ATGGCGACCAAGAACGTTTCAAGAATTCAGCAGCGCCACTCCCCCACCGCCTGGTCCATCCAGGAGCCAGACCCCATACTCACGGCCCTCTCCCAAGCCATCCAAAATGCTCCGGCGAAACCCCTCCACGCCTCCCTCAAGCATCTCCTCCCCTCTCTCAAGCCCCACCACTTGGTCAATCTCATCAACCTCAATCCACACTCTCtctccccactctctctcttctccctcttccAATGGTTCTCCACTCCTTCCAACTCTACTTTTCGCCACACCCTCCACTCGTATTGCACCATGATCCATTTCCTCTGCTCCCATCAAATGTTCTCAGAGGCCCAAACCTTGCTCCAAATCGTAGTTTCCAGAAAAGGGAGAAACTCCGCTTCTGATGTTTTCGCAGCAATTCTTGAATTCAAAGCTACTCAAAAATCCCATCTTTATGTTTTCTCTGGATTGTTGACTGCTTATTTAGCATCAGGGCTTGTTCTTGATGCTATACAGTGTTTTAGACTGGCCAAGAAGCATAAAATTCGGGTGCCCTTTGATGCTTGTAGGAGAGTTGTCGAACATTTGATGAAGCTCAAGTCTTACAAATTAGTTTGGGGGTTTTATGAAGAGATACTGGAATGTGGGTATCGTCCAAGTTTGTATTTTTTCAACATTCTCATGGACAAATTCTGCAAAACAGGAGAAGTGAAGCTCGCTCAATTGGTTTTTGATTCGATTGGGAGATGGGGTTTGAGGCCTAGTGTGGTTAGTTTCAATACTTTAATGAATGGTTATGTTAGGTTGGGAGATTTGGCGCAAGGGTTTAAGTTCAAGATTTTGATGCAGGAAAATGGAGTTTGCCCTGATGTTTACACTTATAGTGTTCTTCTCAATGGGCTGTGTAAGGCTAGAAAAATGGACTGTGCAGATGAATTGTTCAAGGAGATGCTTCACGTTGGCTTGTCCCCGAATTATGTTACGTTCACAACGTTGATTGATGGGCATTGCAAGAACGAGAGGGTCGATTTAGCTATGGATGTTTATAGACAAATGTTGGCTGAAGGGCTGGTGCCTGATTTGATCACTTACAATGCCATCATCAATGTGCTTTGCAACAAGGGGGATTTGAAAGAAGCACGGTGTCTGATTGAGGAGATGAGTGTGAAGGGTTTGAAGCCTGATAAGGTCACATACACTACCCTTATCGATGGAAGTTGTAAGGCGGGAGATTTGGAGACTGCGTTTGAGCTGAAGAAGAGAATGATTGAAGAGAAGATCGCGCTTGATAGTGTGGTTTACACGGCCCTCATATCTGGTCTGTGTCGGGAAGGGCGAGTTGTTGAAGCAGAGAAAATGTTGAGGGAGATGTTGAGAGTTGATCTGAAAGCTGATTGTGGAACGTATACAATGATAATGGATGGGTTGTGCAAGAGAGGAGAAGTTAGGAGGGCGTCCATGTTGCTTAGGGAGATGCAGAGAGATGGAATCGCGGCGTCTGTTGTCTCTTATAATGTGCTTATCAATGGTTACTGCAGGGTAGGGCAGATGAAGAATGCAAATATGCTTCTCACGGCAATGATGAATCTTGGGGTGGAGCCTGACGACATCACCTATAACATCCTTCTACAAGGCTACTGTAAATACAGGAAAACAGAAGATGTCTCTAAACTGCGTGCTGCAATGGGCCTAGTTCTTGATTATGCTTCGTATACTTCGTTGATTCATAGCTTAGGCAGCAATTCAAGA